Proteins from a genomic interval of Ictalurus furcatus strain D&B chromosome 2, Billie_1.0, whole genome shotgun sequence:
- the LOC128602514 gene encoding apoptosis regulator BAX-like, with product MAAALSGEGDAGPDQILEVGAVLLKDFIYERVRRHGDSGTVVSRHELGGSELCDPTHKKLAQCLQQIGDELDNNVDLQRMLADSALQPTKEVFVKVAREIFSDGKFNWGRVVALFYFACRLVIKALLTKIPDIIRTIINWTLDYLREHVINWIREQGGWEGIRSYFGTPTWQTVGVFLAGVLTTVLVMRKM from the exons gccCTGACCAAATATTAGAAGTAGGAGCTGTGCTGCTGAAGGA TTTCATTTATGAGCGAGTTCGTCGTCATGGGGACAGCGGCACCGTTGTATCACGGCACGAACTGGGCGGGAGCGAGCTCTGCGACCCCACCCATAAAAAACTCGCTCAGTGCTTACAGCAAATTGGAGACGAGTTGGACAACAACGTAGACCTACAGAG AATGTTAGCCGACTCAGCTCTCCAGCCAACTAAAGAAGTGTTTGTGAAGGTGGCGCGCGAGATTTTCTCGGATGGGAAGTTTAACTGGGGCAGAGTGGTGGCGCTTTTCTACTTTGCTTGTCGACTTGTGATCAAG GCTCTCCTGACGAAAATTCCAGACATCATCAGAACCATCATCAACTGGACTCTGGACTACCTGCGGGAACATGTGATTAATTGGATTAGGGAACAGGGAGGCTGG GAGGGGATCCGGTCCTACTTTGGCACACCGACCTGGCAGACCGTCGGCGTCTTTCTGGCTGGAGTTCTCACCACTGTCTTGGTCATGCGCAAGatgtga
- the map3k14a gene encoding mitogen-activated protein kinase kinase kinase 14: MAVEQRIFNSTRPFSMSTNQPKAKGHVCLASSVEPQSPDTSGKGDKQHELMDYSKFIEVISHGTAKHVGTGPLGTEKPSFIAQAECESQDSQEFCPNSRHKNVYSNFRPALSLPQGSVSHRQPRKKRRKRQRRRVSQREGQQRDGGSESVRDRRLTRVPQQDSGELGQCSYISSSAISTESLSVQETAEPSYSSHPGLSTPLSCKSWERLFIPAHGLESYGQESECSPDPDSPLISEAECSLALAGLRNNVSQAECSFASAFAKQMVRDAKDREDEQEETEESYTNEGILFKEELQPQDYEYREGRDYECCDFLKEGSFGFVYSIRDKTSGFVCAAKKVPLEHFRSEEVGSWSALQSPHVLEFFGFVREGRSVVLFMDLKPGSLGQLLSERGRLPEDLSLHYMHQVLGALEHLHKRHILHLDVKVDNVLLSEDGKNTFLCDFGESERLDVYGFSPFQALKGTETHMAPEVASGEKRCSKADVWSSCCMLLHMLNGCQPWTRYYSRPLYLKIAEEPPPLREIPPDCSPHTSDVIKRGLQREPSRRASATELRVQTAKALKQLGGLRSPARGGAYQKPLGKPERCVPSPFSDSSVQQWMGPGQENREQAGLSAEPKCHRQRVETVDDVKEENDREDEIVSRKESHLAPPSPLFPSPRPESHKPTEQELRKLEREFFLSSLSQPHSVELQEQLLSCLGSDCLSSREAGDKKDSGRWSVGPGDDLSSGVFSYNSQSDGQSFSMDWLGPAHQPPPRCFEGVDVCIRDFNGRCLRIRETPRAKVGHIAIGISDQISESVFSLQSEDGSLVPHDKQVQEAGLFLRCVLAPDSAHVPRHRQGSCSNMPWSWRIRDGRLETRN; this comes from the exons ATGGCGGTGGAACAGAGGATCTTTAACTCCACCCGGCCCTTCTCCATGTCCACAAACCAGCCGAAAGCGAAGGGCCACGTCTGCCTCGCGTCCAGCGTCGAGCCTCAGTCGCCTGACACCTCTGGGAAGGGCGATAAACAGCATGAGCTGATGGATTATTCCAAATTCATCGAGGTCATCTCTCATGGAACAGCCAAGCATGTAGGCACAGGACCTCTGGGAACCGAGAAACCGTCCTTCATCGCCCAGGCAGAGT GTGAATCTCAGGACTCACAGGAATTCTGCCCCAACAGCAG ACATAAAAACGTGTACAGCAACTTCAGGCCAGCCCTGTCCTTACCCCAAGGCTCTGTCTCTCACCGCCAGCCGAGGAAAAAACGACGGAAGAGACAGCGGCGGAGGGTTTCGCAGAGGGAGGGCCAACAGAGGGACGGCGGgagcgagagtgtgagagacagaagaCTCACTCGAGTGCCACAACAGGACAGCGGCGAG CTTGGACAATGTAGCTACATCAGCAGCAGTGCAATTAGCACAGAAAGCCTGTCTGTGCAGGAGACAGCGGAGCCGTCCTACTCCTCTCACCCGGGCCTCAGCACTCCGCTGTCTTGCAAATCCTGGGAGCGCCTTTTCATTCCCGCTCATGGCCTGGAATCGTACGGCCAGGAGAGCGAGTGCTCGCCGGACCCCGACTCGCCGCTCATCAGCGAAGCCGAATGCAGCCTGGCACTAGCAGGCCTCAGGAACAACGTCTCGCAGGCCGAGTGCTCCTTCGCCTCGGCGTTCGCCAAACAGATGGTCCGAGACGCGAAGGACAGAGAAGACGAACAGGAAGAGACGGAAGAGAGCTACACGAACGAAGGCATACTTTTTAAAGAG gaactCCAGCCACAGGACTATGAATATCGAGAGGGAAGGGATTACGAGTGCTGTGATTTCCTAAAAGAAGGCTCGTTCGGATTCGTCTACAGCATCAGAGACAAAACCAGCGGCTTTGTGTGCGCTGCCAAAAAG GTGCCGTTAGAACATTTCAGAAGTGAGGAGGTGGGCTCGTGGAGTGCCCTCCAGTCTCCTCACGTGCTGGAATTTTTCGGATTCGTCCGAGAGGGTCGATCCGTCGTCCTGTTCATGGATCTCAAACCTG gCTCTCTGGGGCAGTTGTTGTCAGAAAGGGGTCGCCTGCCCGAGGATCTCTCCCTGCACTACATGCATCAGGTCCTGGGGGCGCTAGAGCACCTGCACAAGAGACACATCCTACACCTGGACGTCAAAG TGGATAATGTGTTGTTGTCCGAGGATGGGAAAAACACATTCCTGTGTGACTTTGGCGAGTCAGAACGACTAGACGTGTATGGATTCAGCCCTTTCCAAG ctctgaAGGGGACGGAGACTCACATGGCTCCTGAGGTGGCGAGTGGAGAGAAACGTTGCTCCAAGGCGGACGTGTGGAGTAGCTGTTGCATGCTACTGCACATGCTCAATGGCTGCCAGCCATGGACGCGCTACTACTCCCGCCCTCTCTACCTCAAA ATAGCCGAAGAGCCGCCGCCCCTGAGAGAGATACCGCCCGACTGCAGCCCTCATACCTCTGATGTCATCAAACGGGGACTGCAGAGAGAGCCGAGCCGAAGAGCGTCAGCCACGGAGCTCAGAGTTCAAACAGCTAAAGCACTTAAACAAC TGGGAGGTCTTCGGAGCCCAGCAAGGGGAGGAGCCTATCAAAAGCCACTTGGGAAGCCAGAAAGGTGTGTGCCCAGCCCCTTCTCCGATAGCTCTGTGCAGCAGTGGATGGGCCCAGGGCAGGAGAACAGAGAGCAGGCTGGACTGAGTGCTGAGCCAAAATGCCATAGACAACGAGTGGAAACAGTGGACGACGTGAAAGAGGAGAATGACAGGGAGGACGAGATCGTATCGAGAAAGGAGAGTCACCTCGCTCCACCTTCACCGCTCTTTCCTTCTCCACGCCCCGAGTCCCACAAACCCACAGAGCAGGAGCTCCGCAAACTCGAGAGGG AATTTTTCCTGAGCAGTCTGTCTCAGCCGCACTCAGTCGAGCTCCAGGAGCAACTCCTTTCCTGCCTGGGTAGTGACTGCCTTTCTAGCAGAGAAGCAGGAGACAaaaag GACTCTGGTCGCTGGTCAGTTGGCCCCGGGGACGACCTCAGCTCAGGCGTGTTTTCCTACAACAGCCAATCAGACGGACAGAGCTTCAGTATGGATTGGCTTGGCCCCGCCCATCAGCCGCCACCTCGCTGCTTTGAGG GAGTGGACGTTTGCATCAGGGACTTCAACGGGCGATGCCTCCGTATCCGGGAAACCCCGCGCGCAAAAGTGGGTCACATCGCCATAGGAATCAGCGATCAG ATCTCAGAGAGTGTGTTCAGTCTGCAGAGCGAGGACGGATCTCTGGTGCCTCACGATAAGCAAGTACAGGAAGCCGGCCTCTTCTTGCGCTGCGTCCTCGCCCCTGACTCCGCCCACGTCCCACGACACAGACAAGGCTCCTGCAGCAACATGCCGTGGAGCTGGAGGATCAGAGACGGGAGGTTGGAGACCAGGAACTGA